One Halobaculum sp. CBA1158 DNA segment encodes these proteins:
- the rpmC gene encoding 50S ribosomal protein L29 has protein sequence MAILHTQEIRDMTPAEREAELEELETELLNAKAVQAAGGAPENPGRVGELKRTIARIKTIQGEEGDLDDE, from the coding sequence ATGGCGATCCTTCACACTCAGGAGATCCGCGACATGACGCCCGCCGAGCGCGAGGCCGAACTCGAGGAGCTCGAGACCGAGCTGCTCAACGCGAAGGCCGTGCAGGCGGCCGGCGGAGCCCCGGAGAACCCGGGGCGCGTCGGCGAGCTCAAGCGCACGATCGCCCGGATCAAGACGATCCAGGGCGAGGAAGGCGACCTCGACGACGAGTAA
- a CDS encoding 50S ribosomal protein L6, which yields MTERTIELPEDVSADLDHLDLTIEGPNGSVTRRLWYPDVSVSVADDAVVLEYPDDADRQTNATVGTFESHVDNMIHGVTEGWEYGMEVFYAHFPMDVTVEGDEVVITNFLGETAPRRAEIRGDTDVQIDGEELTLSGPSKEDVGQTAASVEQLTRVTDKDTRVFQDGVYITRTPSGAI from the coding sequence ATGACAGAACGAACAATCGAACTACCCGAGGACGTCTCCGCCGACCTCGACCACCTCGATCTCACGATCGAGGGGCCGAACGGCTCGGTGACGCGTCGGCTGTGGTACCCGGACGTGAGCGTCTCCGTGGCGGACGACGCCGTCGTCCTCGAGTACCCGGACGACGCGGACCGACAGACGAACGCGACCGTCGGCACCTTCGAGAGCCACGTGGACAACATGATCCACGGGGTCACCGAGGGCTGGGAGTACGGCATGGAGGTCTTCTACGCTCACTTCCCGATGGACGTGACCGTCGAGGGCGACGAGGTCGTCATCACGAACTTCCTCGGGGAGACGGCACCCCGTCGCGCGGAGATCCGCGGCGACACCGACGTACAGATCGACGGCGAGGAACTCACGCTGTCGGGCCCGTCCAAGGAGGACGTGGGCCAGACGGCCGCGAGCGTCGAACAGCTCACCCGCGTGACCGACAAGGACACGCGCGTCTTCCAGGACGGCGTGTACATCACGCGCACCCCGTCGGGGGCGATCTGA
- the rpl4p gene encoding 50S ribosomal protein L4, with protein MKATVRDLNGDDAGKIDLPDVFETEFRSDLIQRSVVAAQANRKQAYGADEFAGLRTPAESFGSGRGMAHVPRSNGQGRRVPQTVKGRKAHPPKAEKDQTKKVNDKERKLATRAAIAATADAELVAERGHAFDEDTELPLVVSDEFEELVKTKEVVSFLEAVGIADDIERADEGRTIRAGRGTTRGRKTNEPKSVLFVTSEEPSKAARNLAGADVATGREVSVEDLAPGTHAGRLTVFTESAVEEVADR; from the coding sequence ATGAAGGCAACAGTACGCGACCTGAACGGCGACGACGCGGGCAAGATCGACCTCCCCGACGTCTTCGAGACGGAGTTCCGCTCGGACCTCATCCAGCGGTCCGTCGTCGCCGCGCAGGCAAACAGGAAGCAGGCGTACGGCGCTGACGAGTTCGCCGGCCTCCGCACTCCCGCGGAGTCGTTCGGCTCCGGCCGCGGCATGGCCCACGTGCCCCGTTCGAACGGGCAGGGTCGCCGCGTCCCGCAGACCGTCAAGGGTCGCAAGGCCCACCCGCCGAAGGCCGAGAAGGACCAGACCAAGAAGGTGAACGACAAGGAGCGCAAGCTCGCGACGCGGGCGGCCATCGCGGCCACCGCCGACGCCGAGCTGGTCGCCGAGCGCGGCCACGCCTTCGACGAGGACACCGAACTCCCGCTCGTCGTCTCCGACGAGTTCGAAGAGCTCGTGAAGACGAAGGAGGTCGTCTCCTTCCTCGAGGCCGTCGGAATCGCCGACGACATCGAGCGCGCCGACGAGGGTCGCACGATCCGCGCCGGTCGCGGGACGACCCGCGGCCGCAAGACGAACGAGCCCAAGTCTGTGCTGTTCGTCACGAGCGAGGAGCCGTCGAAGGCGGCGCGCAACCTCGCCGGTGCCGACGTGGCCACCGGCCGCGAGGTGAGCGTCGAGGACCTCGCGCCCGGCACGCACGCCGGTCGCCTGACGGTCTTCACAGAGAGCGCCGTAGAGGAGGTGGCGGACCGATGA
- a CDS encoding 30S ribosomal protein S14 yields MSDADTETTGPEETGEHAAKRTGQEVECRRCERKQGLVGKYDINLCRQCFREVARDMGFRKYR; encoded by the coding sequence ATGAGCGACGCAGACACAGAGACGACCGGACCCGAGGAGACGGGCGAGCACGCCGCAAAGCGCACCGGCCAGGAGGTCGAGTGCCGTCGTTGCGAGCGAAAGCAGGGCCTGGTCGGCAAGTACGATATCAACCTCTGTCGCCAGTGCTTCCGCGAGGTCGCCCGCGACATGGGATTCCGGAAGTACCGATAA
- a CDS encoding 30S ribosomal protein S17 — protein MAIGLNVTEPEEACSDENCPFHGTLSVRGQTLEGTVASTSMDKTVVVEREYDVFVPKYDRYMKRRSRVPAHVSPCLDIEEGDEVQIAETRPLSKTKSHVVVDSLDTDGDA, from the coding sequence ATGGCAATCGGACTGAACGTAACAGAACCGGAGGAGGCCTGCTCCGACGAGAACTGTCCTTTCCACGGAACGCTTTCCGTGCGCGGACAGACGCTCGAGGGAACGGTCGCCTCCACATCGATGGACAAGACGGTCGTCGTCGAGCGCGAATACGACGTATTCGTGCCGAAGTACGACCGGTACATGAAGCGACGAAGCCGCGTGCCGGCACACGTCTCGCCCTGCCTCGACATCGAGGAGGGCGACGAGGTGCAGATAGCCGAGACGCGGCCGCTGTCGAAGACGAAGAGCCACGTCGTGGTCGACAGCCTCGACACGGACGGTGATGCCTGA
- a CDS encoding 30S ribosomal protein S8: MAGNDPLADALAGLDNAEDVGHLEYTVQPASNIIGSTLEVLYDNGYVDGFEFVDDGRAGTFEVELKGAINECGAVKPRYSVAADGYERWEKRLLPARDYGALIVTTSHGVMSHYEAREAGIGGQVIAYVY, encoded by the coding sequence ATGGCAGGTAACGACCCACTCGCCGACGCCCTCGCCGGCCTCGACAACGCAGAGGACGTCGGCCATCTGGAATACACGGTCCAGCCCGCCTCGAACATCATCGGCTCCACGCTGGAAGTGCTGTACGACAACGGATACGTCGACGGCTTCGAGTTCGTGGACGACGGCCGAGCGGGAACGTTCGAGGTCGAACTGAAGGGCGCGATCAACGAGTGCGGCGCGGTGAAGCCGCGATACTCCGTGGCCGCCGACGGCTACGAGCGCTGGGAGAAGCGGCTGCTCCCCGCCCGCGACTACGGCGCACTCATCGTGACCACGAGTCACGGCGTCATGAGCCACTACGAGGCCCGCGAGGCGGGCATCGGTGGCCAGGTGATCGCATACGTCTACTGA
- a CDS encoding 50S ribosomal protein L32e: MSDDIESLEDISGVGPSKADALREAGYETVEDVKAASQSELAEVDGVGNALAARIKADVGGLEVDEEAEAEIEEEESEPEADEAEEEDVETELRPRGHADKTPELDDERARALAKKLREGKPQFNRQDYHKKKRIPTSWRRPRGQLSKQRRGMKGKGPTVEAGYRSPTAARGLHPSGFEEVRVHNTDDLEGVDPATQAVRIASSVGGRKREAIEDECEDREIRVLNPTYVEVEVDQ; the protein is encoded by the coding sequence ATGAGCGACGACATCGAGAGCCTCGAGGACATCTCCGGCGTCGGCCCGTCGAAGGCCGACGCGCTCCGGGAGGCCGGCTACGAGACCGTCGAGGACGTGAAGGCGGCCTCGCAGTCGGAACTGGCGGAGGTCGACGGCGTCGGGAACGCCCTCGCGGCCCGCATCAAGGCGGACGTGGGCGGACTCGAGGTCGACGAGGAGGCCGAAGCCGAGATCGAAGAGGAGGAGTCCGAACCCGAGGCCGACGAGGCCGAGGAGGAGGACGTCGAGACGGAGCTTCGTCCGCGCGGGCACGCCGACAAGACGCCCGAACTGGACGACGAGCGCGCTCGCGCGCTCGCGAAGAAGCTCCGCGAGGGGAAACCCCAGTTCAACCGACAGGACTACCACAAGAAGAAGCGCATCCCGACCTCGTGGCGTCGGCCGCGCGGCCAGCTGTCGAAGCAGCGCCGCGGGATGAAGGGCAAGGGCCCGACCGTCGAGGCGGGCTACCGCTCGCCGACGGCCGCCCGCGGCCTGCACCCGAGCGGCTTCGAGGAGGTCCGCGTGCACAACACCGACGACCTCGAGGGCGTCGACCCCGCGACGCAGGCCGTGCGGATCGCGTCGTCGGTCGGCGGGCGCAAGCGCGAGGCCATCGAGGACGAGTGCGAGGACCGCGAGATTCGCGTCCTCAATCCGACCTACGTCGAAGTGGAGGTTGACCAATGA
- a CDS encoding ribonuclease P protein subunit — MALTPETLTRHELRGLPVRAVAAASDAHVGIAGVVVSESMRTLTVRTARGDKQVPKEGTTFRFVLSAQRSGDGVGRRHTEPRTDAPRSGEASPVIDEAAGDRKAPGSAFELPSPDFPTLAGKRGQYDTTGVRSGQSDGCEDAVSVTVDGARLLSRPAFRTERAGDH, encoded by the coding sequence ATGGCACTCACCCCCGAGACGCTCACGCGACACGAACTCCGCGGCCTCCCCGTACGGGCGGTCGCCGCCGCCAGCGACGCCCACGTCGGGATCGCGGGCGTCGTCGTGTCCGAGAGCATGCGCACCCTCACGGTGCGCACCGCCCGGGGGGACAAGCAGGTGCCGAAGGAGGGGACGACGTTCCGGTTCGTCCTCTCCGCGCAGCGTTCGGGAGACGGCGTGGGCCGCCGTCACACCGAGCCCCGTACGGACGCGCCTCGAAGCGGCGAGGCGTCGCCCGTCATAGATGAAGCCGCGGGGGACCGCAAGGCCCCCGGGTCCGCGTTCGAACTTCCGTCGCCCGACTTCCCTACACTGGCCGGGAAGCGCGGGCAGTACGATACTACCGGGGTCAGATCCGGTCAGTCGGACGGTTGCGAGGACGCGGTCTCCGTTACGGTGGATGGGGCCAGACTGCTCTCACGACCCGCCTTCCGCACGGAACGTGCGGGTGATCACTAA
- a CDS encoding 30S ribosomal protein S4e: MSNHQKRLSAPNSWPIERKEQTFTVKAGAGPHGESGVPLLIVLRDVLGYVDSRKEARYALDHGSVLVNGKAVSDEARPVGMFDILAFAEREEYYRVFPGEGGRLSLTPIDEEAASSRLGKVDGKTQVAGGDFQYTLHDGTTLVSEDGSYAGGDSLVVDNETKEVVAHFPYEEGALVTAVAGSHSGEIGTVEEITVSAGSGDNAVSVSQDGDDGGFETIEEYVVVIDENFTDGGDDE, translated from the coding sequence ATGAGTAACCACCAGAAGCGACTGTCGGCCCCGAACTCGTGGCCGATCGAGCGGAAGGAACAGACGTTCACCGTGAAGGCGGGCGCGGGCCCGCACGGCGAGTCGGGCGTGCCCCTGCTCATCGTCCTTCGGGACGTGCTGGGCTACGTCGACTCCCGGAAGGAGGCGCGCTACGCGCTCGATCACGGATCCGTGCTCGTCAACGGCAAGGCGGTCTCAGACGAGGCCCGCCCTGTCGGGATGTTCGACATCCTGGCCTTTGCCGAGCGCGAGGAGTACTACCGGGTGTTCCCCGGCGAGGGCGGCCGGCTCTCGCTGACGCCCATCGACGAGGAGGCCGCCTCCTCGCGACTGGGGAAGGTCGACGGCAAGACGCAGGTCGCCGGCGGCGACTTCCAGTACACGCTCCACGACGGGACGACCCTCGTGAGCGAGGACGGGAGCTACGCCGGCGGCGACTCGCTGGTCGTCGACAACGAGACGAAGGAGGTCGTCGCGCACTTCCCGTACGAGGAGGGCGCGCTCGTCACCGCCGTCGCCGGGAGTCACTCCGGCGAGATCGGCACGGTCGAGGAGATCACCGTCTCCGCCGGCTCCGGCGACAACGCGGTCTCCGTCAGTCAGGACGGGGACGACGGCGGCTTCGAGACGATCGAGGAGTACGTCGTCGTGATCGACGAGAACTTCACCGACGGAGGTGACGACGAATGA
- a CDS encoding 50S ribosomal protein L14 — MEALKADVTQGLEKGSLIACADNTGARELKVISVSGYSGTKNRHPKAGVGDKVTVSVTKGTPEMRRQVLEAVVVRQRKSIRRPSGQRVKFADNAAVVIDDMEEPRGTEIKGPIAREVAERFGSIASTATQIV, encoded by the coding sequence ATGGAGGCCCTCAAGGCCGACGTCACGCAGGGCCTGGAGAAGGGCTCGCTGATCGCGTGCGCCGACAACACCGGCGCGCGTGAGCTGAAGGTCATCTCGGTGTCGGGCTACTCGGGCACGAAGAACCGCCACCCCAAAGCGGGCGTGGGCGACAAGGTCACCGTCTCGGTGACGAAGGGGACGCCGGAGATGCGGCGTCAGGTGCTGGAGGCCGTCGTGGTCCGCCAGCGCAAATCCATCCGTCGCCCGAGCGGCCAGCGCGTCAAGTTCGCGGACAACGCCGCCGTCGTCATCGACGACATGGAGGAGCCGCGCGGGACCGAGATCAAGGGTCCCATCGCACGCGAGGTCGCCGAACGCTTCGGGAGCATCGCATCCACCGCGACCCAGATCGTATGA
- the rplX gene encoding 50S ribosomal protein L24, translating to MSEQPHKQRTRTRDAPLHERQKFVRATLSAELREEYGQRNVRVNAGDTVEVMRGDFAGEEGEVIDVDLRDSVIHVEDVTVEKADGEETPRPLDSSNVRVVDLDLEDDRREARLESDEEAA from the coding sequence ATGAGCGAACAACCGCACAAACAGCGCACACGGACCCGAGACGCGCCGCTCCACGAGCGGCAGAAGTTCGTCCGCGCCACCCTCTCGGCGGAGCTCCGAGAGGAGTACGGCCAGCGGAACGTCCGCGTCAACGCGGGCGACACCGTCGAGGTCATGCGCGGCGACTTCGCCGGCGAGGAGGGTGAAGTCATCGACGTGGATCTCCGCGACTCGGTGATCCACGTCGAGGACGTCACCGTCGAGAAGGCCGACGGGGAGGAGACCCCGCGGCCGCTCGACAGCTCGAACGTGCGCGTCGTCGACCTGGACCTCGAGGACGACCGTCGAGAGGCGCGTCTGGAGTCCGACGAGGAGGCTGCATAA
- a CDS encoding 50S ribosomal protein L23 produces MSSVIEHPLVTEKAMDEMDFQNKLQFIVHIDATKPEIADAVAAQFDVGVESVWTQVTPQGKKKATVELDEDSDAQEVASRIGVF; encoded by the coding sequence ATGAGCTCCGTCATCGAGCACCCGCTGGTCACCGAGAAGGCGATGGACGAGATGGACTTCCAGAACAAGCTCCAGTTCATCGTCCACATCGACGCGACCAAGCCCGAGATCGCCGACGCCGTCGCCGCGCAGTTCGACGTGGGCGTCGAGTCGGTCTGGACGCAGGTGACCCCGCAGGGGAAGAAGAAGGCGACCGTCGAACTCGACGAGGACAGCGACGCGCAGGAAGTCGCCTCCCGCATCGGGGTGTTCTAA
- a CDS encoding 50S ribosomal protein L22 produces MGISYSVDVDPETTAKGMLRERQISFKHSKAIARELKGETVADAEEYLQAVIDGEQSVPFRKHNSGVGHRSDIDGWDAGRYPEKASKDFLKLLENVANNADEQGFDGESMTIKHVAAHKVGEQQGRKPRAMGRASAWNTPQVDVEMIIEEDE; encoded by the coding sequence ATGGGAATCAGCTACAGCGTCGACGTCGACCCGGAGACCACCGCCAAGGGGATGCTCCGAGAGCGGCAGATCAGCTTCAAGCACAGCAAGGCCATCGCCCGCGAACTGAAGGGCGAGACGGTCGCCGACGCCGAGGAGTACCTGCAGGCGGTCATCGACGGGGAGCAGTCGGTCCCGTTCCGCAAGCACAACTCCGGCGTGGGTCACCGCTCGGACATCGACGGCTGGGACGCCGGCCGCTACCCCGAGAAGGCCTCCAAGGACTTCCTGAAGCTCCTGGAGAACGTCGCCAACAACGCCGACGAACAGGGGTTCGACGGGGAGTCAATGACGATCAAACACGTCGCCGCCCACAAGGTCGGCGAGCAGCAGGGCCGCAAGCCCCGAGCGATGGGTCGCGCGAGCGCCTGGAACACACCGCAAGTGGACGTCGAAATGATCATCGAGGAGGACGAGTAA
- a CDS encoding 50S ribosomal protein L3 encodes MPQPSRPRKGSLGFGPRKRASSEVPRIRSWPDDDGAAGVQGFAGYKAGMTHVVMVNDESDSPREGMEESVPVTVVEVPPMRAVALRAYEDTPYGQKPVTEVWATEFHEELDRTLDLPAENTFEADAEELRELVDDGVVDDLRFITHTEPAKLSNVPKKKPDVMETRVGGDSLDDRLEYALELVEDGGEHEFGDVFRAGEYTDVSGVTKGKGTQGPVKRWGVQKRKGKHARQGWRRRIGNLGPWNPSRVRSTVPQQGQTGYHQRTELNKRLIDFGEGDDASVEGGFKGYGEVDGHYALVKGSLPGPSKRLLRFRPAIRPNDQPRLDPEVRYVSTASNQG; translated from the coding sequence ATGCCACAACCAAGCAGACCACGCAAGGGTTCGTTGGGCTTCGGCCCGCGCAAGCGCGCGAGCAGCGAAGTCCCCCGCATCCGCTCGTGGCCCGACGACGACGGCGCGGCCGGCGTCCAGGGCTTCGCGGGCTACAAGGCGGGCATGACCCACGTCGTCATGGTGAACGACGAGTCCGACTCCCCGCGCGAGGGGATGGAGGAGTCCGTTCCCGTGACGGTCGTGGAGGTGCCCCCCATGCGGGCGGTCGCCCTGCGAGCCTACGAGGACACGCCGTACGGACAGAAGCCGGTCACCGAGGTGTGGGCCACCGAGTTCCACGAGGAGCTCGACCGCACGCTCGACCTGCCGGCGGAGAACACCTTCGAGGCGGACGCCGAGGAGCTTCGCGAACTGGTCGACGACGGCGTCGTCGACGACCTCCGGTTCATCACGCACACCGAGCCGGCGAAGCTGTCGAACGTCCCCAAGAAGAAGCCCGACGTGATGGAGACGCGGGTCGGCGGCGACTCGCTCGACGACCGCCTCGAGTACGCGCTCGAGCTGGTCGAGGACGGCGGCGAACACGAGTTCGGCGACGTCTTCCGCGCCGGCGAGTACACGGACGTCTCCGGCGTCACGAAGGGGAAGGGCACCCAGGGCCCCGTCAAGCGCTGGGGCGTCCAGAAGCGGAAGGGCAAGCACGCCCGCCAGGGGTGGCGGCGACGGATCGGGAACCTCGGTCCGTGGAACCCCTCGCGGGTTCGCTCGACCGTCCCCCAGCAGGGGCAGACCGGCTACCACCAGCGCACGGAGCTCAACAAGCGGCTCATCGACTTCGGCGAGGGCGACGACGCCTCCGTCGAGGGCGGCTTCAAGGGCTACGGCGAGGTGGACGGCCACTACGCGCTCGTGAAGGGCTCGCTGCCGGGTCCCTCGAAGCGCCTCCTGCGATTCAGACCGGCCATCCGGCCGAACGACCAGCCGCGCCTCGACCCCGAGGTGCGCTACGTCTCCACCGCATCGAACCAAGGATAA
- a CDS encoding 30S ribosomal protein S19, translating into MSSEYRTGREGEFTYRGHTLDELQEMELDEVVELLPARARRTIDRGLGVQQQKLLEAAEDATEEETANDPIRTHVRDMPILPSFVDLTFEVYDGSHFERVRVEPEMIGHYLGEFNLTRNSVEHGQAGIGATRSSKFVPLK; encoded by the coding sequence ATGAGTTCGGAATACCGCACCGGTCGCGAGGGTGAGTTCACCTACCGCGGCCACACGCTCGACGAGCTGCAGGAGATGGAGCTCGACGAGGTCGTCGAACTGCTCCCCGCCCGCGCGCGGCGAACCATCGACCGAGGACTCGGGGTCCAACAGCAGAAGCTGCTGGAGGCCGCCGAGGACGCCACGGAAGAGGAGACGGCGAACGACCCGATCCGGACGCACGTTCGGGACATGCCGATCCTGCCGTCGTTCGTCGACCTCACGTTCGAGGTGTACGACGGGAGTCACTTCGAGCGCGTCAGGGTGGAGCCCGAGATGATCGGGCACTACCTGGGCGAGTTCAACCTCACGCGGAACTCCGTGGAACACGGTCAGGCCGGAATCGGCGCGACCCGGTCCTCGAAGTTCGTGCCCCTCAAGTAA
- a CDS encoding 30S ribosomal protein S3: protein MADEHQFIEDGLQRSQINEFFEDELGRAGYGGMEVAKTPMGTQIVLKAEKPGMVIGKGGKNIRKVTTELEERFDMDDPQIDVQEVDEPDLNAKIVADRLANALERGWYFRRAGHTTIDRIMDAGALGAEIVLSGKVTGARSRVEKFNRGYIKHNGEPAEDVVDEGQGVAVMKLGTIGVTVKIIPPGATLPDDFEIAEDADAPEVEQAAEGGVEDLLADVDDEEVPETEPEVPGGEPDFDESEVPDEEDVIDEEVVEEVIESDETADGDAAETAEPEEEEPELDDLDEDVESEAEDLVAEMEAEEDAEDADEADAADETAEDADEEEEE, encoded by the coding sequence ATGGCGGACGAGCACCAGTTCATCGAGGACGGGCTCCAGCGGAGCCAGATCAACGAGTTCTTCGAGGACGAGCTCGGTCGCGCCGGCTACGGCGGGATGGAGGTCGCGAAGACGCCCATGGGCACGCAGATCGTGCTCAAGGCCGAGAAGCCCGGCATGGTGATCGGTAAGGGCGGGAAGAACATCCGCAAGGTGACCACCGAGCTCGAGGAGCGCTTCGACATGGACGACCCGCAGATCGACGTGCAGGAGGTCGACGAACCCGACCTCAACGCGAAGATCGTCGCGGACCGTCTGGCGAACGCCCTCGAGCGCGGCTGGTACTTCCGCCGCGCGGGCCACACGACGATCGACCGGATCATGGACGCCGGCGCGCTGGGCGCGGAGATCGTCCTCTCCGGGAAGGTCACGGGCGCTCGCTCGCGCGTGGAGAAGTTCAACCGCGGGTACATCAAGCACAACGGCGAGCCCGCCGAGGACGTCGTCGACGAGGGCCAGGGCGTCGCGGTCATGAAGCTCGGCACCATCGGCGTGACGGTGAAGATCATCCCGCCGGGCGCGACCCTGCCCGACGACTTCGAGATCGCCGAGGACGCCGACGCGCCCGAGGTCGAGCAGGCGGCCGAGGGCGGCGTCGAGGACCTGCTGGCCGACGTGGACGACGAGGAGGTTCCGGAGACGGAGCCCGAGGTCCCCGGCGGCGAGCCCGACTTCGACGAGAGCGAGGTCCCCGACGAGGAGGACGTCATCGACGAGGAGGTCGTCGAGGAGGTCATCGAGAGCGACGAGACCGCCGACGGCGACGCCGCCGAAACGGCCGAGCCCGAGGAGGAGGAGCCCGAGCTCGACGACCTCGACGAGGACGTCGAGAGCGAGGCCGAGGACCTCGTCGCGGAGATGGAAGCAGAGGAGGACGCCGAGGACGCCGACGAGGCGGACGCGGCAGACGAGACCGCCGAGGACGCGGACGAGGAGGAGGAGGAGTAA
- a CDS encoding 50S ribosomal protein L2, translating into MGRRIQGQRRGRGGSTFRAPSHRYKSDKQHKKIAEDDADTVHGEVVGIEHDPARSAPIADVQFEDGDRRLVLAPEGITVGETLSVGVSAEIKPGNTLPVSEIPEGVPVCNVESKPGDGGKFARASGVNATLLTHDRDVAVVQLPSGEVKRLSPDCRATVGVVAGGGRTEKPFVKAGKKHHKMRSRGTKYPRVRGVAMNAVDHPFGGGGRQHPGQPKSVSRNAPPGRKVGDIASKRTGRGGDR; encoded by the coding sequence ATGGGACGTAGAATTCAGGGACAACGACGCGGTCGCGGCGGCTCGACGTTCCGAGCCCCGTCGCACCGCTACAAATCGGACAAGCAGCACAAGAAGATCGCGGAGGACGACGCGGACACCGTCCACGGCGAGGTCGTCGGCATCGAGCACGACCCCGCGCGGTCGGCACCCATCGCGGACGTGCAGTTCGAGGACGGCGACCGCCGCCTCGTGCTCGCGCCCGAGGGGATCACCGTCGGCGAGACGCTGTCGGTCGGCGTCTCCGCGGAGATCAAGCCCGGCAACACGCTCCCTGTCTCGGAGATTCCCGAGGGGGTGCCGGTGTGCAACGTCGAGTCCAAGCCCGGCGACGGCGGCAAGTTCGCCCGCGCCTCGGGCGTCAACGCGACGCTGCTCACCCACGACCGCGACGTGGCGGTCGTCCAGCTCCCCTCGGGGGAGGTCAAGCGACTCAGCCCGGACTGCCGCGCCACCGTCGGCGTCGTCGCCGGCGGCGGCCGGACGGAGAAGCCGTTCGTGAAGGCCGGGAAGAAGCACCACAAGATGCGCAGTCGCGGGACGAAGTACCCGCGCGTCCGCGGTGTGGCGATGAACGCCGTCGACCACCCGTTCGGTGGCGGCGGCCGTCAGCACCCCGGACAGCCGAAGTCCGTCTCGCGGAACGCCCCGCCGGGACGGAAGGTCGGCGACATCGCCTCGAAGCGGACCGGTCGAGGTGGAGACAGATAA
- a CDS encoding 50S ribosomal protein L5 codes for MSSESESDAEFHEMREPRIEKVVVHMGVGEGGRELANGEEILEEITGQDTVRTTADRAIGEFGIRPGDPIGAKVTLRDDDADEFLATALEFTDLSASQFDDTGNVSFGVAEHTEFPSQEYDPQIGIYGLDVTVTLTRPGYRVSKRDAVTRSIPSGHRMTVEDAIAFLEREFDVEVNE; via the coding sequence ATGAGCTCGGAGTCCGAGTCGGACGCCGAGTTCCACGAGATGCGCGAACCGCGCATCGAGAAGGTCGTCGTCCACATGGGCGTCGGCGAGGGCGGTCGAGAGCTCGCGAACGGCGAGGAGATCCTCGAGGAGATCACCGGACAGGACACCGTCCGCACGACGGCCGACCGGGCCATCGGCGAGTTCGGCATCCGGCCGGGCGACCCGATCGGCGCGAAGGTTACGCTGCGCGACGACGACGCCGACGAGTTCCTGGCCACGGCCCTGGAGTTCACCGACCTCTCGGCCTCGCAGTTCGACGACACCGGGAACGTGAGCTTCGGCGTCGCCGAACACACCGAGTTCCCGAGTCAGGAGTACGACCCGCAGATCGGCATCTACGGGCTCGACGTCACCGTGACGCTCACGCGACCGGGCTACCGCGTCTCCAAGCGGGACGCCGTCACCCGGTCCATCCCGAGCGGTCACCGGATGACCGTCGAGGACGCCATCGCGTTCCTCGAACGCGAGTTCGACGTGGAGGTCAACGAATGA